The sequence below is a genomic window from Setaria italica strain Yugu1 chromosome IV, Setaria_italica_v2.0, whole genome shotgun sequence.
CAAGAGCATAGTCGCTGGCCTCCACTCGCTACCTACGAATCCCTAACAGAGAGACCGTCTGTCTCCTGGGCGCGTCTCACGCGGCCCATGAGCGCTGCTGGCCCACGAGCGTCGCCGGCTGTTAGATATTCATGCATATATTTCGGTACATTTTAATTCTAGAATTAAGCATGTAAAATATTGTCATGATTATGTTAAGTGATACAATGGTAACATGATATGCAATATGAACCGATGTACCCTAAGACGGGGCCAGTGCCGAAGGCACCGAATGCATCGTTACCATCATACTAATTGTGGGATGGCCTGAGTCGATGTAGTCGTACGAGTTGGTGCAGGTAGATGTTCGCAGTGTAGTCCCTCGAACGGCCTTCTTGAAGTAGCAGGAAGTAGATGTTCAACTGGACGTAGAGGAGGTAGACGCTCAGCCCCCGGGACGTAGATGTTGTAGTCGTTCAGGCCACCAGGAAGTAGATGATGCAGGGAGCGAGCAATCGCATGAAGACGctccccaaaaaccttattgcTCGCTATCCTATGCAGGACCTTTAGCGTGCAAGAGTTTCGAAGGCTTGCTCTCGCTAGAACTGTGTGTGCAGCGCTAGTGATGGGAATGCATGGTCGCAATGCAATAGAAAACAGTGAGGGAGAAAGACAGAGATCTCCTAAACAGGAGTACCTTGGAGTGTTAGTGTTTTTCACATGAGAGAGCAAGAGGAGGTGCCTCTCTTATATAGGCTCCAAGAGGTGATCATACTGCGACGGCAGTTAGATGGGAATAATGGTCATCAAGCACCAGTAACTCTCAGCATTTTATTGGTTGTGTTAATTGAGTAAATCAATTCTCATAAATAGCAATAATCACCTCTCCTCAACTTCCCTTGCAAAATTGACCAATTAGTAACTCCTAGCATTTATCATGGACCTTCTAATTCTTATTTGATTAATTGAAATAAATGAGCCCAACCCAATTAATCCAACACTGGCCCATCCCTacgccgccaccaccttccTCTCCCCGCACACCCCcgcgccgccttcctcctctgGTTCCGGCGGCTCCCACCGCCGCATCCGCTGTCACCACCCTCCACCGTCCTAACCTAGCTGCGCCGGGGAGCTCACCTCCAACCTTCGCCCCGCTCATCCCTAGCCCACCGGCTGTCCAGCCACCAACCCCTGCCGAcgacgtcctcgtcgccgcgccgccccgccccgcaatccgcctccaccgccaggcttccctgcagcccctaccccCTTTCTAAGGTTGGCGGCGATTAGAGCTTCCTCAGCAGCCCCAAACCCAAAGCTCGAAGCCCTaactccagcggcggcggcgggacgctAACAGGAGAGGAGGAAGCCGGGGGAGTCGgacggagggagaggaggaaggcgggggataggaggaagagaaagctgACAGATGGACCCTGCATATGCGACAGATTGTTATCTGTCGCATAGTCGTGGCGTCATCTCCTCCCGTCCCCCACCTCATTCATGGAAGGCCACTCATGTGGAGCTGTGGATGCACCCGACACGGACTGCTCACTCGTGGAGGCAGCCCATCGAGGAGCAAACGAGTAGCAGGAACAGATCACCCCGTTGATGACTCAAACGTGGCGATGCGGGCCGAAGGGAGCTAGAGACCTAGAGTTTTGCCTCCATATTGCGGCTATCACCATCAGGCGCGATGGACCTCTGGGCCGACGATGCCAGCGCCGAGGCACAGATATGGGCTTCCTCCACCGTGTGATTCAGGGAAGCGGGAGGGGCGGGTAGAGGAAACCGGAGGACCTTTGCTCGTGCAGCCCGTGTTCTCCGTCGAATCGCCCTCGCATGGTTTTGCCTCCCCTCCGGTCGGCGATGGCAGTGGCCTCGCTCGGTGCAGTGGGAACTGCATCATGGATGGCGAACGAACATCCAGGACAGCGGCCCTTATCATTGTTGACGAGATCGAGCCCCACGATGCCGCTGAAGTAGAGCGGGGATGCAACGGCAGATGGGGGAAGGTTGGCGGTAAGCCAAGGTACTAAATAGCATTCGTAGCGCCTGCAATAGCGGCCGCTATAGCGGTAGCAGATCCTAGATAGCATGTTTGGACTTAACGGCCGCTATTGTCCGTTATTAACTGCTATTGTGGCCGCTATTGCTAATGTCAAGCCGCTATTCGCTACATTTATGGTTCAAGTGACATATGAATATGAATCAAATGGTAATAATAATGTTTGAATGATTATTTAGGTAATGATGAAGAATTATGGGATGACAAATAATTTTTTCATTCATTAATATGAGAATTTAATGTTAATATATATCCATACATCTTAATTGTATCTATTTATTTGTGATTCTTACCATGAAATGTAATGGCTAACTTAAATAGTTAAAGTAAACTAGAtgttaatattcatatatgctCTAAATTTGTGACATTTTTTTGAATTCCGCTATTTGAACTTAGCGTCCGCTATAGCACCTACTATCCACGATCCGCTACACCGGCACTAATCTGCTACCGTACCGTTAAACGCTATTTATGCTATTTAGTACCTTACGGTAAGCCTCTTGGAGGACGCTAGCTCCCGTTTGGTAAAGTTTGGAACAAGCACTGCCGTCTCTAGCAGATCAGACGGCCGAGACTCCAAATGGGAGTATGGGACTCTCTCGAACGGCTACGACATCAGCGTGACATGGAGCACCTAGATGAGCAAAATCCTGCCTGGTTTCGTTCTACAGAGAAAAGGCTAGCCGTAAATTTTTTCCTTTGTTCTTTTTACATGCCTGGTGCTCTACTTAGGCCTGGTTTGATTTCTCCCATTTATTTTTGgcacccgtcatatcgaatgtttagatactaattagaagtattaaacgtagactatttacaaaaatcattacataagtggaggctaaacggcgagacgaatctattaagcctagttagTTCATGATTTGNNNNNNNNNNNNNNNNNNNNNNNNNNNNNNNNNNNNNNNNNNNNNNNNNNNNNNNNNNNNNNNNNNNNNNNNNNNNNNNNNNNNNNNNNNNNNNNNNNNNNNNNNNNNNNNNNNNNNNNNNNNNNNNNNNNNNNNNNNNNNNNNNNNNNNNNNNNNNNNNNNNNNNNNNNNNNNNNNNNNNNNNNNNNNNNNNNNNNNNNNNNNNNNNNNNNNNNNNNNNNNNNNNNNNNNNNNNNNNNNNNNNNNNNNNNNNNNNNNNNNNNNNNNNNNNNNNNNNNNNNNNNNNNNNNNNNNNNNNNNNNNNNNNNNNNNNNNNNNNNNNNNNNNNNNNNNNNNNNNNNNNNNNNNNNNNNNNNNNNNNNNNNNNNNNNNNNNNNCCTACTTAGgcaatatgttgctacagtaaatatttgctaatgatgaattaattagacttaatagattcgtctcgccgtttagcctccacttatgtaatgggttttataaatagtctacgtttaatactcctaattagtatctaaacattcgatgtgacatatgctaaaaataagcaaagggaaccaaacgcagCCTTACATAAAACTGGACAAGTCAAAATAACAAGGAGAACTCCTATTCAACCTTGAGCTGAGGAATTAAAGGCGAGGATTCAGGGCCAGTTtgggccagtttggcagggctctagctccggctccgtgcgcttaccgaagcacggaggagccggagccgcaccaaacggcATTGATCGCGGAGCCATTTTTTGGCACatttgggaggagccggagccgttttaggcctgcatggaggagcccaaaaaagtggctccgcggctccggctccggctccgcacgaggagcccctcgcgaggagccctgccaaactcgCCCTCAATGTAGCAGACTGGAGGATCAGGCAGCGCCTCAACCTGCCGTTTACTGGTCTCCAGCATCTGCACCACCTGGTGCATGGTCGGCCGCAGCAGCGGGTTCGGCTCAATGCACGAGAGCGCCACGCGCGCGAAGCGCTCCACCCTCTCCATGTCCTCGACGGTGTCCACGTCCGCGTCGCCGCGCAGCATCACCTCCGTCCTCCGCGCGCCCACAAGCTGCGCCGCCCAGCCGAACAAGGTGACCgtctcgtcgtcgtcatcctctGCACCCTCGGGCGTCACCGGCTCATGGCACTTCCGGCAGCAGATCATCTCCAGCAGCACGActccgaagctgtacacgtcggcCTTGGTGTCCACACGCGCGTCGCCGCGGAGCCACTCGGGCGCGATGTACCCTCTGGTGCCCCTGACGTGGGTTACCGTGGTGTGCACCTGCTGGTTCCCCAGTAGCTTGGAGATCCCGAAGTCGGTGATCCGCGGGACACCAAGGTCGTCTAGCAAGATGTTATCGGGTTTGATGTCGCAGTGGATGATTGGGGCGCTGCAGCCATCATGGAGGTACTCAAGCCCACGGGCGATGGCGAGCGCAGCCTCGGCGCGCCACCGCCATGGAGGTCGCTTCTCGGGGTTGAAGAGGAAGCCACGGAGAGACCCGCCTGGCATGAACTCAAAAACCAGCATCCGGTGCTTGCCTTCCTTGCAGTAGCCGATCATGCGGACGAGGTTCCTGTGGTGGATCTGCCCGATGGACTGCACCTCGTTGGTGAACTCCTGCTCGCTATAGTCGTTCGAGTTGATGAGCTTCTTCACCGCGATGGGATGTGGCTGCGGCGATCTTATTGTTCCTTTGTAGACCTCCCCGAAGCTCCCTTTGCCCAGCAGTTTCTCGAAGCCATTGGTGGCTTGGTGAAGCTCCTTCCAGCTGAACGATCTCACGCTCGGGCTCAACAGCCGCTGGCTCTCTCTGTTCCGGGTGACAAAATGGTGTGCCACGAGGCCGCCGACGGTGATCAACAAAAGAAAGGCCAAGCAAATGGCAATCACCTTGTAGGCCAATGCGTTCCTCGTCCTTGACGACGCTATCTGAGGAGGATTCCTCGTCCGCACCTTGATCAGTGCCTTCGTCGTGAGTATCGTGCCATCGTTTGCTTGCCAGCCGTTCGTGAGCGCGGCGACCTCTGCGCAATCGGATCCGTCGATGAACAGCGCGGCTGCGCAGAAGCAGTCACTGAGGCAGTACTCCCGGCACTGATCCTCCGTGACTGATGGGAACTTCTTGTAGTATATCGAGGCCTCCCAGGTGGTGTTCAGCAGCTCGACGAGGGTGAAGTCGTCAGAGCTGTCCTTCCCATCGCAGCTCTGAGGCTCGAACGCCGGCGTGCAGCCGCTGTCCCTGTGCTGCTCGTCGGTGTAGTTGTACCCACTCGGGCACACGCAGCTGAGCCTGTCCCTTGAACTCTTCGTCAGCGCAGACATACAGTACGACCCCGGGCCGCACATGCCCTGCAACCCGGACGTCCACTTGTGGCAGCCGTTGTCGGGGAACGCGCCGGAGACGGTCCAAGACgtgttgccggcgccgccgtttTTGGGACGGATGTAGGTACGGACGATGCCGTCTAGGTCCATCCTGGCGAACTGGAAGTAgtcaccggcggcgaagctcgACGCCGGTTGAATCAAGCTCTGGGTTGTGCCGTTGTGGAGGGTGTAGTTGAGGCGACCCTGGCCATCGAAGGTGACCGTCGTGTTGCCGTCGGGGCTGTTGGTGTACGCCTGCCAGTAGGCGTTTCCGGGGTCGTTGCCCTTGAGGAGGTCGACGTAGAGGACGACGTTGCCGTCGCTCTGGACGCCCATGCTGAACCTGCCGGTGGTGAACTCCGCGTCGGCGCGCTTGGCGAAGACTTTCCCTTCGTTCCCGGATTGGGCGTAAACCAAGGACTGGCCCGGCAGGAGCGTATCCGTCGGGTACGAGAAGCTCTCCCACAGCACTTGGTCGCCGGAGTCGCTCAGGAACTGGAGGTTGCCGGAGTCGCGGAGCGCGAGCACGGACCCGCGCTCAGTGCTCGGCGCCCACAGCGCTTGGTTGCTGCCGCCGTCGGTGAGCGTGAGCTCGCCGTCGGCCGTGACGCTCAGGACGGACCGCGCCGTGGCGTTGGGCGTGGCCCCCGACGGCAACTGCTTCGCGAACCACACCACGGactgcggctgcggctgggaGGAGGAGTCGCCGTTGCCGTCGCCGAAGCGGAACCACGTGGCGAGGATGAACTTGGCCGGGTCGGAGTCGAGGGCGCGGAAGCCGAAGGCGAAGGCCCCGGACGGGCTGGTGATGTAGTCGGGCGGTGCCAAGGTAGCTCCGGCGGTCAGGTtggtccgcgccgccgccagcggcggCAAGCGAGCTTGTTGGAGTAGCACCAGCAATAGCGCGGCAAGAAAGGGAACGCGGGCGAGGGGAGCAGACCAGAGCACCGCGGCCATGATCGCAGCTTCGTGCCGATCGAGCGCCTGAGCAAGTGATGTGTTGCTGTACGTGTGACCGTGCCCAAGCCTTGATTTTGAGCTGGCTGGCCCCGTGAGGACTGGGGAGTGTTGGGTACGATTACTCGCTGAGCAGcggtcgtcggctcgtcgcagACACGCGTCGTACGTAGCAAATTGGTGACGTTTGAACACGACGGCGAGAAAGGCTCAAGGGCTGAGTCGGCGAACGCGTTTTGTAGCGCGATGGTGACGCCTCCGATGAGGATTCGATTTCTCGCAGGAACGGCTCGGACGGTGCACCGCAATTCATTCTCAAATTTAATTCCACAGATATTAGGCGTATGTGTGGAGCTACAATGATAGTGGTAACGTCCTCGTCATCTACAAAGTGTTGTGCGACTTTGTTGACATCCGGAAGTACGTTGTGTGTGTATAGTTTGTAGGTCTAGCGTGCACATCGGGGTGTGTGTCAGGACGTGTGTGGCCTGTGGGTGTAGTGCGTGTTTGTGGGTACATTTAGATAGTATAATGTACCACTGTGGTCAGAGACATGTACGGATGGAGAGGAACCGAAGGAGGCAACAGGAACGTCCAAGGAAAGCCCCGGCCCAGTGGTTGAGCCGTGCACTGCGGCATTATTAGCTTACACGACGTTTCAGTGTTCCCTGTTCTGTGCTCCATTTTCCAGCAGAACGAGTCAGCGGCGTGCTCTGCCCGTCATGGTCGGCTTTTAATCTTCCTTGGCCGGTTCGGAGTTGTGAAATTGAGCTTGAAATTGCACACAAACAAGCAGCTTCTAGAGAGGTTATCTGTCTATCATAAGTTGATTCCATTGTCCTCGGATCCTAAGCACGACACGATGCTTGTATTCATGCTGCGCTGAAATGGTCCAAAGTTTTATCATGTCGTGTCGTGCTTTAAGCTCTATCAAATGATCGCACTTAGGTTCAAGTCCCTTTCTAATAACCCATTAATATGTAACAACAAACATTTTAATATAGAGGCTGGGGGCTTTAAGTAGTAGTTTTCTATTGTTACTCTTGAGTAATGATTGTTTAATAAAACTTCAAGCATTAGATATATTAAATGATACCAATTTTTTTGTTAGTTAAAATTAGTTTTAAAGTGAACCGTGGATCTAAAATTATATGGGTGTTTCGAGACCCACAACACCACGGCGTTACTGTGTTATATAAAGCTCAGTCCACCAAACTTGGCTATCAACCGGGAGAAATACCACAAGGAAACAGCTAGAATCGGTCAAGTCGGCCCCTGTCAGTGTCAGTTTCTCAACAGAGAAAGCACTATCTGGTGCTTATTGTTGTACTGTACCTAATCTCTCGATGATTTGGAAAAGCAAAATTCGGCGCCTTTGTGacctaaggggtgtttgggaacaccctgttaaagtttaacacctatcacatcggatgtttggatgctaattaggagtattaaacataggttaattacaaaactaattgcacagatggagtataattcgcgagacgaatctattaagcctaattagtccatgatttgacaatgtggtgctacagtaaccatttgctaatgatggattaattaggcttaatagattcgtctcgcaaattagcacagggttctgcaattagttttataattagctcatgtttagtgcacctaattagtatccgaacatccgatgtgacactgttaaagtttaacacctcgtatccaaacacccccctagTCGCTGAAAGGTTGTTTTGAATAATGTGGTGCGTGCGTTCAGGCTTTATTTTTCAAGACTTCGACAACGTCCAGTCTTCCGTAGCGCAACAATAGGAGGCACATGTGTTGTACAGTAAGAAAAGGGAATAGCACCAAGACGGGGTGCCTATTGATCATCACTTACTACGCTTGTCGATTAGTAGGTGAAGACTTGCTGTCGTGATGCAGCGGGTCGCCGGCTAGCTGGCATActttgctgcagcctgcaggtatCGAAACGGAAAACATGGAGCATTACCAGCGATACCTATATTCGATcggttatttatatttttcacCTTTTCCCACGATGCACAATGTTGGGGGGAGCGAACCCCGCTTAATAACCGCATTGCATAGCGAAGGGTTCTGGTTTAGGGACAGGCAGGCCGCCGTTATTAAGCCCCAGAGGGTAACTAAATTGTTACACGTACCTAATTTTATAAGTCGCTACGTAGAGCTGGGACTTGGACCGTGTTATTTGTAGGCCGCTCGAAGCACGACATTTTGGCACAGCACAAAACATGACATGGCACAATAATTTTAGACCATGTCGGCACGGATGCGAAGGCCGTGCCGTGTCGTACCTAGGATCTTGGCACGACGGGTGGCATGGCACGCCACGTATCTTGAGTCGTGCTtgggccggcacggcacggaAATGGCCCGTTAGCACATCTGTTGGCTATATTGTCGGAATACCATTCGTTCTATATGTCATATAGCCTAACATAACTAATACGATGGGAGGACATCACAAAACTTACCTGCAAGTATGGAATCATGATAATGGTCATTCATAACATAACAATGCTGCATTTTTGTACGGCCACAGATAGTCATAACATTCACCTACAATATCTATATAATAAGATTTGTTTCCTCTATTAATTTTAGAAATTATTTTGTACGTACAAGAGCAAAATTATGTACAAGCAAATGAGCACCAATAAAAATATAAACATGTATGTCACGAGGGTCGTGCTTGGACTAGCACAGCACAAACACGTGCCGGCGTGCCAAGGGTCGTGCTTGGGCCTAGTAAAAGACTTGCCGTGCCATGTCGACCGTGCCATGTCGACATGGCACGACATGTCTAGCGTGCCTAGAAGTCTAGGGCACGATACGGCATGAGGCACAAGAGGGCCGGGCCATGCCAGCACGGTACGGCACGGCCTAAGTCCCAGCTCTATTCTTATGCAGTGCTGCATA
It includes:
- the LOC101781754 gene encoding G-type lectin S-receptor-like serine/threonine-protein kinase LECRK2, which codes for MAAVLWSAPLARVPFLAALLLVLLQQARLPPLAAARTNLTAGATLAPPDYITSPSGAFAFGFRALDSDPAKFILATWFRFGDGNGDSSSQPQPQSVVWFAKQLPSGATPNATARSVLSVTADGELTLTDGGSNQALWAPSTERGSVLALRDSGNLQFLSDSGDQVLWESFSYPTDTLLPGQSLVYAQSGNEGKVFAKRADAEFTTGRFSMGVQSDGNVVLYVDLLKGNDPGNAYWQAYTNSPDGNTTVTFDGQGRLNYTLHNGTTQSLIQPASSFAAGDYFQFARMDLDGIVRTYIRPKNGGAGNTSWTVSGAFPDNGCHKWTSGLQGMCGPGSYCMSALTKSSRDRLSCVCPSGYNYTDEQHRDSGCTPAFEPQSCDGKDSSDDFTLVELLNTTWEASIYYKKFPSVTEDQCREYCLSDCFCAAALFIDGSDCAEVAALTNGWQANDGTILTTKALIKVRTRNPPQIASSRTRNALAYKVIAICLAFLLLITVGGLVAHHFVTRNRESQRLLSPSVRSFSWKELHQATNGFEKLLGKGSFGEVYKGTIRSPQPHPIAVKKLINSNDYSEQEFTNEVQSIGQIHHRNLVRMIGYCKEGKHRMLVFEFMPGGSLRGFLFNPEKRPPWRWRAEAALAIARGLEYLHDGCSAPIIHCDIKPDNILLDDLGVPRITDFGISKLLGNQQVHTTVTHVRGTRGYIAPEWLRGDARVDTKADVYSFGVVLLEMICCRKCHEPVTPEGAEDDDDETVTLFGWAAQLVGARRTEVMLRGDADVDTVEDMERVERFARVALSCIEPNPLLRPTMHQVVQMLETSKRQVEALPDPPVCYIEGEFGRAPREGLLVRSRSRSRGATFLGSSMQA